In Candidatus Vogelbacteria bacterium, the following proteins share a genomic window:
- the ftsZ gene encoding cell division protein FtsZ, producing the protein MARIQPEIEAFARIKVVGVGGSGTNAVNHMVESKVRGVEFIAMNTDAQHLHHSLASKKIHIGKNLTRGLGTGMDPEIGRKAAEESLEDIQNVIKGADMVFVSCGLGGGTGTGAAPVVAKVAKDQGALTVAVITRPFFFEGKNRMTLADRGMEDLRKEVDAIIAIPNDRLMNIITKDTTAVSAFAMCDEILRQAVEGISNTITSPGLINVDFADIRSVMQNAGSALMGIGSASGENRAVEASKAAINSPLLDLSIHGARGVLFTIAGGSDLTMHEIQEAAKVVTESIDSDARVIFGTIHDDKIKKGEVKVTVIACGFPTDIARGKKNESSIFGFNQTKEETTTTPPPAAKEKEIIPPPPVVKERPPVRNAFDTVRVDREETADNGEDDDWSSIPAFLRRSNKK; encoded by the coding sequence ATGGCTAGAATTCAACCCGAAATAGAAGCATTTGCTCGCATCAAAGTAGTTGGTGTTGGTGGATCAGGAACAAACGCTGTCAATCATATGGTTGAGTCAAAAGTGCGTGGCGTAGAATTTATTGCCATGAACACTGACGCTCAACATCTTCACCACTCTCTCGCTTCTAAAAAAATTCACATTGGTAAAAATCTAACTCGTGGTTTAGGTACTGGCATGGATCCAGAAATTGGACGCAAGGCAGCTGAAGAAAGTTTGGAAGACATTCAAAATGTTATCAAAGGCGCCGATATGGTCTTTGTTTCTTGTGGACTCGGTGGTGGTACTGGTACTGGTGCCGCTCCTGTAGTGGCTAAAGTCGCCAAGGATCAAGGTGCTCTGACAGTAGCGGTAATTACTCGTCCTTTCTTTTTTGAAGGCAAAAACCGCATGACTCTAGCTGATCGCGGTATGGAAGATTTACGAAAAGAAGTGGATGCGATTATTGCGATTCCAAATGATCGTCTAATGAATATTATCACCAAAGACACAACCGCCGTGTCTGCTTTTGCTATGTGTGATGAGATTCTTCGTCAAGCAGTCGAGGGTATTTCTAATACTATTACTAGTCCTGGTTTGATCAACGTCGACTTTGCCGATATTCGTTCAGTTATGCAAAATGCTGGCTCAGCCTTGATGGGTATTGGTAGTGCTTCTGGCGAGAACAGAGCTGTGGAAGCTTCTAAAGCCGCCATTAACTCTCCTCTACTCGATCTATCAATCCACGGTGCCCGCGGTGTCCTCTTTACCATTGCTGGTGGTTCAGACCTAACTATGCACGAAATCCAAGAAGCCGCTAAGGTGGTGACCGAGTCTATCGATTCTGATGCTCGAGTTATTTTTGGAACTATTCATGATGATAAAATTAAGAAGGGTGAAGTTAAAGTCACTGTTATTGCTTGTGGTTTTCCAACCGATATAGCTCGAGGTAAGAAAAATGAATCTAGTATTTTTGGTTTTAATCAAACTAAAGAAGAAACAACCACCACCCCTCCTCCTGCCGCCAAAGAAAAAGAGATTATTCCTCCACCGCCAGTTGTCAAAGAAAGACCCCCAGTCCGAAACGCTTTTGATACCGTCCGTGTTGATAGAGAAGAAACCGCCGACAATGGCGAAGATGACGACTGGTCATCAATCCCCGCTTTCCTAAGACGGTCAAATAAAAAATAA
- a CDS encoding glutathione S-transferase N-terminal domain-containing protein — protein sequence MQNVAIYTTPTCHYCKMAKAFFQEKGIEYKEYDVLADMAKREEMVTKSGQMGVPVITVDDELVVGFDQEKLSELLGL from the coding sequence ATGCAAAACGTAGCAATTTATACGACTCCAACTTGCCATTATTGTAAGATGGCCAAAGCCTTCTTCCAGGAGAAAGGGATTGAATATAAGGAATATGATGTTTTGGCTGATATGGCCAAACGAGAAGAAATGGTGACCAAAAGTGGTCAAATGGGTGTGCCGGTGATTACTGTTGATGATGAGTTGGTAGTTGGTTTTGATCAAGAGAAGCTATCTGAATTACTTGGTCTATAG
- a CDS encoding valine--tRNA ligase, with the protein MSQIPDKLTKPYEPTSTEGRIYDIWEKSGYFNPDNLPGDRPEAFSIVLPPPNVTGVLHLGHAYENSLQDAIIRYQRMTGKKTVWIPGTDSAAIATQARVEKNIQKEEGKNRHDLGREELVKRVADFAKQSENTILSQVRKVGSSLDWSRYAYTMDQVRYNAVTTAFVNMYQAGLIYRGHRIVNWDTKGQTTISDDEIVYEEEKTKFYYLKYGPFVIGTARPETKFGDKYVVMHPKDERYQDYTHGQTIELEWINGPITATIIKDEAIDMEFGTGVMTITPWHSMVDFEIAERHQLDKEQIIDQYGKLLPIAGEFAGLKIKDAREKIVEKLASKNLVEKIEDYTHNISTAERTGGIIEPQIMEQWFIDVNKKFTLPHSEIPGIESGSETTLKTIMLTAVNSGAVDMPQEGFRKAYMHWIENLRDWCISRQIWFGHRIPVWYKGDEIYCGITPPTGGDWLQDEDVLDTWFSSALWTFSTLGWPNQTPDLKTFHPTSFMSPAYEILNLWVSRMILMSGFHLGQVPFKKVLIHGLLRDSKGQKFSKSLNNGIDPLDIIAKYGADALRMGLITGSSIGLDVRFDENKIKAYKHFANKIWNASRFVLENTNPIDLNNKPTLTDTDLAYLTQLETTITEITDDLNNYRLHLASEKLYHYFWHTFADEIIEDCKNKLKTGTEVEKMSAQYTLRYILITNLKLLHPFMPFITEEIWGMIEEAQGQLLIIEPWPSSNA; encoded by the coding sequence ATGTCCCAAATCCCAGATAAATTGACCAAACCTTATGAACCAACCTCAACCGAGGGTCGGATTTACGATATTTGGGAAAAATCAGGTTACTTTAACCCCGACAATTTGCCAGGCGATCGCCCAGAGGCTTTCAGTATTGTCTTACCACCACCAAATGTGACCGGCGTCTTACACTTAGGCCATGCTTATGAAAACTCTCTTCAAGACGCTATAATCCGCTACCAACGCATGACCGGTAAAAAAACCGTTTGGATTCCCGGTACGGACTCAGCCGCTATCGCCACTCAAGCTCGCGTTGAAAAAAATATTCAAAAAGAAGAGGGGAAAAACCGTCACGATTTAGGGCGCGAGGAGTTGGTTAAACGAGTAGCCGATTTTGCTAAACAAAGCGAAAACACTATTTTAAGTCAAGTTAGAAAAGTTGGTTCCTCACTTGATTGGTCTCGTTATGCTTACACAATGGACCAAGTTCGTTACAATGCCGTGACTACAGCTTTTGTAAACATGTATCAAGCTGGCCTAATTTACCGTGGTCATCGCATTGTTAATTGGGACACCAAAGGACAAACCACTATTTCAGATGATGAGATTGTCTATGAGGAAGAAAAGACCAAATTTTATTACTTAAAATACGGGCCGTTTGTGATTGGGACCGCTAGACCTGAAACTAAATTTGGCGACAAATATGTCGTCATGCACCCTAAAGATGAGCGCTATCAAGATTACACTCATGGCCAAACTATTGAATTAGAGTGGATTAACGGCCCAATTACGGCCACTATTATTAAAGATGAAGCGATCGATATGGAATTCGGCACTGGAGTGATGACCATTACTCCTTGGCACTCGATGGTTGATTTTGAAATCGCGGAACGTCATCAACTTGATAAAGAGCAAATCATTGATCAATACGGCAAACTTTTACCAATCGCTGGCGAATTTGCTGGACTAAAAATTAAAGATGCTCGCGAAAAAATTGTTGAGAAACTAGCATCTAAAAATTTGGTTGAGAAAATAGAAGACTATACTCACAATATCTCTACCGCCGAACGTACTGGTGGAATTATTGAACCTCAAATAATGGAGCAGTGGTTTATTGACGTTAACAAGAAATTTACCCTACCTCACTCAGAAATCCCAGGTATCGAAAGTGGATCAGAAACCACCCTCAAAACCATCATGCTAACTGCCGTAAACAGTGGTGCAGTTGATATGCCCCAAGAAGGTTTTCGTAAAGCCTACATGCACTGGATTGAAAACTTGCGTGACTGGTGTATTTCCCGTCAGATTTGGTTTGGTCATCGAATTCCGGTGTGGTACAAAGGCGATGAAATTTATTGCGGAATTACCCCTCCAACCGGTGGTGACTGGCTTCAAGATGAAGATGTTTTAGATACTTGGTTTTCATCGGCTTTATGGACGTTTTCGACTTTAGGTTGGCCAAACCAAACTCCCGACTTAAAGACCTTTCACCCTACTTCTTTTATGTCACCAGCTTACGAGATTCTTAATCTATGGGTCTCACGAATGATCTTGATGAGTGGTTTTCATTTAGGCCAAGTACCGTTCAAGAAGGTCCTTATTCACGGCTTACTCCGTGACAGTAAAGGTCAGAAATTTAGTAAATCGCTTAATAATGGGATTGATCCTTTGGATATTATCGCCAAATATGGAGCTGACGCTTTACGTATGGGTCTAATCACCGGTTCTAGTATTGGTCTAGACGTCCGCTTTGATGAAAATAAGATTAAAGCTTATAAACACTTTGCCAATAAAATCTGGAATGCTAGTCGCTTTGTGTTAGAAAATACCAATCCGATTGATTTAAATAATAAACCAACCTTAACTGACACCGACTTAGCTTATTTGACTCAACTAGAAACTACTATCACCGAGATAACCGACGATCTTAATAACTATCGTCTTCATTTAGCTTCCGAAAAATTGTATCACTATTTCTGGCACACTTTTGCTGACGAAATTATTGAAGATTGTAAAAATAAATTAAAAACTGGAACTGAAGTAGAAAAAATGTCCGCTCAATATACTTTACGCTATATTTTAATCACCAACCTTAAGCTTTTACACCCATTTATGCCATTTATAACCGAAGAAATTTGGGGTATGATAGAAGAAGCTCAGGGTCAACTACTAATCATAGAACCTTGGCCAAGTTCTAATGCTTAA
- a CDS encoding PrsW family intramembrane metalloprotease, which produces MLNILDPKFILFAIVGGFFPALVWLFFWLREDNRRPEPIGLILRTFLLGGLFVFLAFILQRSTVPLMENAYNLSFDLSNPGWSWGFFFASVPFLLVWAFIEEIVKFLATVIAAFSSKSFDEPIDAMVYIITAAIGFAAIENTFFLINTLTSGENNLYFILTGNLRFLGATVVHIVSSAVVGGAIALTFCSSVKKRILTFVFGLIIATLLHTIFNFFIIVSSTAQMFKIFLVLWVAAILVIYFFERVKRIVCMPNFKVTKSILNN; this is translated from the coding sequence ATGCTTAATATTCTCGATCCTAAATTTATTCTCTTTGCCATTGTTGGTGGTTTTTTTCCAGCTCTGGTCTGGTTATTTTTTTGGTTACGAGAAGACAATCGCCGCCCCGAACCCATTGGTTTAATATTGAGAACCTTTTTACTCGGTGGTTTATTTGTTTTTTTAGCTTTCATTTTACAACGTTCAACCGTACCGCTGATGGAAAATGCCTATAACCTCTCTTTTGACCTATCTAATCCAGGTTGGTCTTGGGGTTTCTTTTTTGCATCTGTCCCCTTCTTACTGGTTTGGGCTTTTATCGAAGAAATAGTTAAATTTTTAGCGACCGTAATCGCCGCTTTCAGTAGCAAATCCTTTGACGAACCTATCGACGCTATGGTTTACATTATTACCGCCGCCATTGGTTTTGCGGCTATTGAAAATACTTTCTTTTTAATCAACACTCTAACCTCTGGAGAAAACAACCTCTATTTTATTCTCACTGGTAATCTTCGGTTTCTAGGTGCCACCGTAGTTCATATTGTTTCTTCAGCGGTCGTTGGCGGAGCTATCGCTTTAACTTTTTGTTCCAGTGTTAAAAAAAGAATTTTAACTTTTGTTTTTGGACTTATCATTGCTACGCTCTTGCATACGATCTTTAACTTTTTTATAATTGTATCAAGCACTGCACAGATGTTTAAAATTTTTCTCGTCCTCTGGGTGGCCGCCATTTTAGTAATTTATTTTTTCGAACGAGTAAAAAGAATTGTGTGCATGCCAAACTTTAAAGTAACTAAGTCTATTCTTAACAACTAA
- a CDS encoding septum formation initiator family protein, giving the protein MRDFQVKRKTNRWPYWLGMVFLFILLVAMGKGVWGLVQKNQMARDNYNEAENRLVELEKEKKQLMANVAILKTERGIETEIRKNFSVAKEGERVITIVDNNQTAATTTGDDNNSAWSWFINIFK; this is encoded by the coding sequence ATGAGAGATTTTCAAGTGAAAAGAAAAACCAATCGGTGGCCTTATTGGCTAGGTATGGTTTTTCTATTTATTTTGTTGGTGGCTATGGGTAAGGGAGTTTGGGGGTTGGTTCAAAAAAATCAGATGGCCCGAGATAATTATAACGAAGCTGAAAATAGGTTGGTGGAATTGGAAAAAGAGAAGAAACAGTTAATGGCTAATGTGGCCATCTTGAAGACCGAGCGGGGGATTGAAACAGAAATAAGAAAAAATTTTTCGGTAGCAAAAGAAGGGGAAAGGGTGATTACTATTGTTGATAATAATCAGACAGCAGCTACTACGACCGGTGATGATAATAATTCTGCTTGGTCTTGGTTTATTAATATTTTTAAATAA
- a CDS encoding Hsp20/alpha crystallin family protein: MPKDKRSFFERITGTISVADDRDIETEYQEEPTPKTRPQTPTWQEEEEEEEGELAVDVYQTGSEIIIQSMVAGVKPEDLQISITREMVTIKGRRERSGNVSPEDYFQKELYWGSFTRTILLPAEIETEESEAIEKHGLLTLRLPKIDKEKSAKLKVRSVQ; this comes from the coding sequence ATGCCTAAAGACAAAAGATCATTTTTCGAACGTATCACTGGAACTATTTCTGTTGCGGACGATCGAGACATAGAAACTGAATACCAAGAAGAACCAACACCAAAAACTCGTCCCCAAACCCCTACCTGGCAGGAAGAAGAGGAAGAGGAGGAAGGTGAGTTAGCTGTCGATGTATACCAAACCGGAAGTGAAATAATTATTCAGAGCATGGTGGCTGGAGTTAAGCCAGAAGATTTACAAATATCCATTACTAGAGAAATGGTAACTATCAAAGGCCGCCGAGAGCGATCAGGCAACGTGTCCCCTGAAGACTATTTCCAAAAGGAATTATACTGGGGTAGTTTTACTAGAACCATCCTTCTACCAGCTGAAATAGAAACGGAAGAATCAGAGGCAATTGAAAAACATGGTCTTCTTACTCTAAGACTACCTAAAATAGATAAAGAAAAAAGCGCCAAATTGAAAGTAAGGTCTGTTCAATAA
- the ftsA gene encoding cell division protein FtsA: MARIIATGLDIGTSSIRVVVCEYKPGSNVPEVLALVRKSSRGLRRGYIIQVDEAVNSIKETLNEAERLAGVKIKSVLLAVGGVSLESKVADGSVIVSRADAEIGDLDINRVLDSSEQSLATDINNKSILHRIPLAFKLDNKKILGRPDGMKGAKLETRTLFVVCGTQHLKDLIGAVEATGVRVDDIVAAPLAASFSTLTKIQKAAGCVLANIGSQTTSTVVFEEGIPISLQVFPLGSTDITNDIALGFQIPLEDAERIKRGESEPASSRKKLDQIIDARLSDIFEFVENHLKKIGRNGLLPAGIVITGGGSGISNIEDMAKSYFKLPAKTSQSAILGSSHNQIKDSAWSVAYGLCLFGSDAEAEESIGRRMFKNTKSSFIKWLKELLP, encoded by the coding sequence ATGGCACGAATAATCGCAACCGGACTGGACATCGGAACATCATCAATTCGCGTCGTCGTATGCGAATACAAACCAGGCAGTAATGTCCCGGAGGTTTTAGCATTAGTCAGAAAATCTTCTCGTGGTCTCAGGCGGGGCTATATCATTCAAGTTGACGAAGCTGTTAACAGTATCAAAGAAACTCTAAACGAGGCCGAGCGCCTAGCTGGTGTTAAAATCAAAAGTGTCCTCCTGGCCGTTGGTGGTGTGAGCCTTGAATCCAAAGTGGCCGACGGTAGTGTGATTGTCTCCCGCGCTGATGCTGAAATCGGTGATTTAGATATTAATCGAGTTTTGGATTCCAGTGAACAAAGCCTGGCGACCGACATCAACAACAAATCAATCCTCCACCGTATACCACTAGCTTTTAAGTTAGATAACAAAAAAATCCTTGGCCGACCAGACGGGATGAAAGGAGCTAAACTCGAAACAAGGACCTTGTTTGTAGTCTGTGGTACTCAACATTTAAAAGACCTTATTGGTGCCGTCGAAGCCACCGGTGTGCGGGTCGACGATATTGTCGCGGCTCCCCTAGCCGCTAGTTTTTCCACTTTAACCAAAATCCAAAAAGCCGCCGGCTGTGTCTTAGCCAATATCGGCTCTCAAACCACCAGCACTGTTGTTTTTGAAGAAGGTATTCCTATTTCCCTCCAAGTTTTTCCACTAGGTTCAACAGATATTACCAACGACATTGCTTTAGGTTTTCAAATCCCCCTGGAAGATGCCGAGAGAATCAAACGTGGCGAATCAGAACCAGCTTCATCTCGCAAAAAACTAGATCAGATTATTGATGCTCGTTTATCTGATATTTTTGAGTTCGTCGAAAACCATCTTAAAAAAATAGGCCGTAACGGATTACTACCAGCAGGAATTGTCATCACAGGTGGCGGTAGTGGTATTAGTAATATTGAAGATATGGCTAAGTCTTACTTTAAATTACCAGCCAAGACCTCTCAATCGGCTATTTTAGGTAGCTCCCACAATCAAATAAAAGACTCTGCTTGGTCAGTCGCTTATGGCTTATGTCTGTTTGGCTCTGATGCCGAAGCTGAAGAATCTATCGGCCGACGAATGTTCAAAAACACCAAGTCTAGCTTCATAAAATGGCTAAAAGAGCTTCTTCCTTAG
- a CDS encoding tRNA (adenosine(37)-N6)-threonylcarbamoyltransferase complex transferase subunit TsaD, with product MKILAIETSCDETAISLVAASGSKSAPKFKVLAHQISSQVKLHAQYGGVVPSLAKREHSNNLVPILIQALTEAKLLKSSKASLINTRTEKTITQILVREPDLLTNINQSLTHIAVPKIDLITVTTGPGLEPALWVGINFAKALSVIWNKPVLGADHMAGHILSPLLIPKTKVIFPALALLISGGHTELILVKEPWKYKKIGQTRDDAVGEAFDKVARLMSLPYPGGPEISKLAEQASKQKINNIDWKFPRPMLHSGDFDFSFSGIKTSVLYAINKHGDLNQADKLAIAKEFQDAVIDVLTTKTLKALTKHKIRTLIIGGGVISNTALREAFKTKLQEQHPQVKLLIPEFTHATDNATMIAAAGYIGQFSKKPSKNPRLKAEGNASL from the coding sequence ATGAAAATATTAGCCATCGAAACCAGTTGCGACGAAACCGCTATCAGTCTTGTGGCTGCCAGCGGGTCAAAATCAGCCCCTAAATTCAAGGTTCTAGCTCACCAGATATCCTCTCAGGTTAAACTCCACGCCCAATATGGAGGCGTGGTGCCATCACTAGCCAAACGAGAACATTCTAATAATTTAGTGCCAATTCTGATTCAAGCTCTCACTGAAGCTAAATTATTAAAATCATCTAAGGCTTCACTAATAAATACCCGAACTGAAAAAACCATAACCCAGATTTTGGTCCGCGAACCAGACCTATTAACTAATATCAATCAATCACTAACTCACATCGCAGTACCTAAAATAGATCTAATTACTGTCACCACTGGCCCAGGCCTCGAACCAGCCTTGTGGGTCGGCATTAACTTTGCTAAAGCTTTGAGTGTCATTTGGAATAAACCAGTGTTGGGTGCGGACCACATGGCTGGCCATATCCTTTCACCCCTTCTCATCCCTAAAACCAAAGTTATTTTCCCTGCCCTAGCTCTATTGATTTCTGGCGGCCACACCGAATTGATTTTAGTTAAAGAACCATGGAAATATAAAAAAATTGGTCAGACTCGTGATGACGCTGTTGGTGAAGCCTTCGACAAAGTCGCTCGCTTAATGAGCTTACCTTACCCAGGTGGACCAGAGATTAGTAAGCTGGCCGAACAAGCGTCAAAACAAAAAATAAATAATATCGATTGGAAATTTCCTCGTCCCATGCTTCACTCCGGTGATTTTGACTTTTCTTTTTCGGGAATTAAAACTTCAGTCTTGTATGCGATCAATAAACATGGAGACCTAAATCAGGCTGACAAATTAGCTATTGCCAAAGAATTTCAAGACGCAGTCATTGATGTTTTAACGACTAAAACTTTAAAAGCCCTCACTAAACACAAGATTAGGACTTTAATCATCGGTGGTGGGGTTATTTCCAACACCGCTTTACGGGAAGCCTTTAAAACTAAACTCCAAGAACAACACCCCCAAGTTAAGCTCTTGATTCCCGAATTTACTCACGCCACGGACAATGCCACTATGATTGCCGCCGCTGGTTACATTGGTCAATTTTCGAAAAAGCCAAGCAAAAACCCTCGACTAAAAGCCGAAGGTAATGCCTCACTTTAA
- a CDS encoding RNHCP domain-containing protein: MSLNFIRHKEDFTCGHCGRVIIGDGYTNHCSACLWSKHVDINPGDRAEACQGLMEPIGVEVAGGKYDIIHKCLDCKEIRKTKARPEDDIGAFLTDLI, translated from the coding sequence ATGTCACTCAATTTTATTCGCCATAAAGAAGACTTTACCTGCGGGCATTGTGGGCGAGTTATTATCGGTGATGGGTATACTAACCACTGTTCAGCTTGCTTGTGGAGTAAACATGTCGATATTAACCCTGGTGACCGCGCTGAGGCCTGTCAGGGCCTTATGGAGCCGATTGGGGTTGAGGTGGCTGGTGGTAAATATGACATTATTCATAAATGTTTAGATTGTAAGGAGATTAGGAAAACCAAGGCTCGCCCAGAGGATGATATTGGAGCATTTTTGACAGATTTGATATAA
- the ybeY gene encoding rRNA maturation RNase YbeY produces MLSVSNKTRQSLPGLPLLAIADKVLGKSYDLSLVFVGHRRSRRLNNTYRGKDKPTNVLSFPYDKKSGELIIDLAKVKSECQKFDSTFTYHLGFLFIHGVLHLKGLDHGSTMEREERKLTKAFLDGTNNRNRTGHRNIINSRRRMRIQTRQ; encoded by the coding sequence ATGCTGTCCGTAAGTAACAAAACAAGGCAGTCCCTCCCGGGACTGCCTTTATTGGCTATTGCCGACAAAGTACTGGGTAAATCCTACGATCTCAGTTTAGTTTTTGTTGGTCACCGTCGTTCTCGTCGTCTGAACAATACTTACCGCGGTAAAGATAAACCAACCAATGTTTTATCTTTTCCTTATGACAAAAAATCTGGAGAACTAATTATTGATTTAGCAAAAGTAAAATCAGAGTGCCAAAAATTTGATAGCACTTTCACTTATCATCTCGGTTTTTTGTTTATCCACGGCGTCCTTCATTTGAAAGGACTCGACCATGGTAGTACAATGGAACGTGAAGAACGTAAGTTAACTAAAGCTTTTTTAGATGGCACGAATAATCGCAACCGGACTGGACATCGGAACATCATCAATTCGCGTCGTCGTATGCGAATACAAACCAGGCAGTAA
- a CDS encoding DUF1189 family protein: MKFIQSIKDSVYGPALYKKLVAGGVPFGTSVRYLLKLLALATLVSWLMLASAAGGLLYFGAKVIGPELVNQYPAELEVVVKNGQVSTNVASPYMIALPADKVKAGAESITNVLVIDVVNEPTYEKFSEYKTLALVSQKTAWYKNEDGQVTIVSLEKFPNVTINKMLVDVWYPKVAMFLKGAFGVFILVLFPIIYAGLIIYYLIYLLLAALLVFGLLKILKIPANYSRSYQLAIHGATLTIVVGAVAFLLPVVEFPFLGTLILLAVVGVNLKK, encoded by the coding sequence ATGAAATTTATACAATCCATTAAAGACAGTGTTTATGGCCCTGCTCTATATAAAAAACTGGTCGCTGGGGGAGTGCCCTTCGGGACATCGGTTCGTTACTTACTAAAGTTGTTGGCGTTGGCTACTTTAGTGTCTTGGCTCATGCTGGCTTCAGCGGCTGGAGGACTTCTCTACTTTGGGGCTAAGGTGATAGGTCCAGAGTTGGTTAATCAATATCCTGCCGAATTAGAAGTGGTGGTAAAGAATGGACAAGTTTCTACTAATGTAGCCTCCCCATATATGATTGCCCTGCCAGCCGATAAAGTTAAGGCGGGGGCAGAATCAATTACGAATGTTTTGGTGATTGACGTGGTTAATGAACCAACTTATGAAAAGTTTTCGGAATACAAAACCTTGGCTTTAGTTAGTCAAAAAACAGCTTGGTATAAAAACGAAGACGGTCAAGTAACGATTGTTTCTCTCGAAAAGTTTCCTAATGTAACAATCAACAAAATGTTGGTTGATGTGTGGTATCCAAAAGTAGCGATGTTCTTGAAAGGCGCTTTTGGAGTCTTTATTTTGGTGTTATTCCCAATTATTTACGCCGGCCTGATTATTTATTATCTAATCTATCTATTGTTAGCCGCTTTGTTGGTATTTGGTTTGTTAAAAATCTTAAAAATACCCGCTAACTATAGTCGGTCATATCAACTAGCTATTCACGGGGCTACCTTAACTATTGTAGTAGGAGCGGTAGCTTTTCTCTTGCCAGTGGTGGAGTTTCCTTTTTTGGGAACTTTGATCTTGTTGGCGGTGGTGGGAGTAAACTTGAAGAAGTAA
- a CDS encoding FAD-dependent oxidoreductase: MIYDLAIIGGGPAGNAAGVYAARKQLKTIFLTTEFGGQSIVSPEIYNWIGEQKISGEDLAKKLADHVKSYEGDFLTIKTGSKVSNVTGQDSNFTITTESGEVYQAKTILVATGSNRRKLTVPGAAEFDQKGLTYCASCDGPLFAGQDVAVLGGGNAAFETAGQLLAYCKSVTLIHRSAEFRADQITIDTLLKKPNFKIVTNAELAEIKGDKFVSSLTYKNKETAELTELPVKGIFVEIGHTPNTSFVKDLVDLTSFGAIIINHKTQKSSCVGIWAAGDCTDALYQQNNIATGDAIKAVEDIYNYLHLK, translated from the coding sequence ATGATCTACGATTTAGCAATTATTGGTGGTGGTCCAGCCGGCAATGCCGCTGGTGTTTATGCTGCTCGCAAACAACTAAAAACTATCTTTTTGACAACTGAGTTTGGTGGTCAATCCATCGTCTCACCTGAAATTTATAATTGGATCGGTGAACAAAAAATCTCCGGTGAAGATTTAGCTAAAAAACTAGCCGACCATGTCAAAAGTTACGAGGGTGATTTTTTGACCATCAAGACTGGATCCAAGGTTTCTAATGTAACTGGCCAAGATAGCAACTTCACTATTACCACCGAATCAGGAGAAGTTTATCAAGCCAAAACGATTCTAGTAGCCACCGGTTCAAACCGTCGAAAACTAACCGTACCAGGAGCGGCAGAGTTCGATCAAAAAGGTTTAACTTACTGTGCTTCTTGTGACGGACCTTTGTTTGCCGGACAAGATGTCGCTGTCCTTGGTGGTGGCAACGCCGCTTTTGAAACCGCAGGCCAATTGCTAGCTTATTGTAAATCAGTCACCCTAATTCACCGCTCAGCCGAATTCAGAGCTGATCAAATAACTATTGATACCCTACTTAAAAAACCTAATTTTAAAATCGTCACCAACGCTGAACTAGCAGAAATTAAAGGCGATAAATTTGTTTCTAGTCTAACTTACAAAAACAAGGAGACAGCAGAACTAACAGAACTACCAGTCAAAGGAATCTTTGTTGAGATTGGTCATACCCCTAATACTAGTTTTGTTAAAGATCTAGTAGATCTAACTTCTTTTGGAGCAATTATTATTAATCACAAAACTCAAAAATCTAGCTGTGTAGGTATTTGGGCCGCTGGCGATTGTACCGACGCGCTTTATCAACAAAACAACATTGCCACCGGGGATGCCATCAAAGCAGTAGAAGATATTTATAATTACTTACATCTAAAATAA